The following is a genomic window from Chryseobacterium sp. StRB126.
ATATAACAGGGGGTGTTTATACCAACAGCCAGGGAACATGGATTTATTCATCCACTACCGGAGCGCTTTCTTTTAGGCCTGCGAGTGGATTTACCGGAGTTGCCCAGGTTCAATATGATATTAAAGGAGGTGGAAGCAATGGTACTGAAGCTCCTTATAATAAGGAAGAATACAGGTCATTGCCGGCACTGGTACAGGTTAATATTTCAAGTACAAATAACTGTAGCAAAGCCTGCGTTATTTCCAACAGAAATGTAACTCAGACCATAACAAAATAATTTGATAAAACCAGCTTTTAAAAGCTGGTTTTTTTATTAACGAAATGAAAATCAATTCCTATTGCTTTTCATAAAATACTGAACAGCATCTTCGATCGCTCTATCAATAGGCTGGTATTGAATCCCGAGTTCCTCCACTGATTTCTGATGAGAATAATAATTTCGGATCTGAAGTGCTTTCATATTAGAAGAACAGAGATTGGTTTTAATCTTTACTTTTCTCAGGATATCTCCTACCCAACCTAAAATATTCAGCAACATATTAGGAATGGGAATCATTGTAGGGTTTTGGTGGGTTATCCTATTGATCTGGCTGAAAAACTCTCTGTAACTTAAATTTTGATGGGCTAATAAGTATTTTTCTCCATTTTTCCCATTATCTATTGCACTCATGATTCCATTGGCGGCATCTTCTGCATGAACAAAATTCTTTCCTCCTTTAGGGTAAAAGATCAGCTTCTTTTTCCAGGCCCAGAAGATCAGTTTCCCGGAACTGGGTTTTGTGTCATAAGCTCCAATCATGAAGGTAGGATTCAGAATGATGATTTCCGTATTCTTATGGTTCTCTAAAAGATAATTTTCAGCCTCCAACTTGCTCTGTGCGTAAAAAGAGTCTGTAAAAGGATATTTTTGAAGCTCTTTTTCATTTCCCGGTTGTTTTTCACTTCCATATCCAATGGTATTGGCTGAACTTATAAACAGAAACTTTCTTATTCCACAGGCTTCTGCTTGGGAAAACAAGTTTACAGTGATATCATAGTTTATTTTTTTATAGTCTTCATAACGAATCAGGTTCTGGCTCGTTTCTGCAGCTATATGAATAATACATTCAATATTTGTAAGGTATGATGAAAGATCAGAAGATAGACTCCCTTCAATCAGCTTCAGGTTTTCATTTTCTTCGCCCAGATACTTGCTTTTCTGGCGCACCAGAGCAATAACAGAATAACCATTTTGTAATAATTTAATGATAATATTGGTTCCCAGAAGCCCGGTAGCTCCGGTTACAAAAACTTTTTTCATGCTTTGATCTCTCTTTTTATAGCTTGGGTCATCAGGGGAAGTTTAATCCATATCGGAAGAATTTTCATCACCAGCCAGCTTATTGGATTGACCATAATTACGGAATCTTTTTTAAATAACTGCTGAATACAACGAGCTGCTACTTTATCCGGATTTAAAAGCGTCAGCCTGCCCCAAAAGCCTTGTTCTTCGATTCTTTTACAAACATCAGCATTGGTTTTCATCGCTC
Proteins encoded in this region:
- a CDS encoding NAD-dependent epimerase/dehydratase family protein, with the protein product MKKVFVTGATGLLGTNIIIKLLQNGYSVIALVRQKSKYLGEENENLKLIEGSLSSDLSSYLTNIECIIHIAAETSQNLIRYEDYKKINYDITVNLFSQAEACGIRKFLFISSANTIGYGSEKQPGNEKELQKYPFTDSFYAQSKLEAENYLLENHKNTEIIILNPTFMIGAYDTKPSSGKLIFWAWKKKLIFYPKGGKNFVHAEDAANGIMSAIDNGKNGEKYLLAHQNLSYREFFSQINRITHQNPTMIPIPNMLLNILGWVGDILRKVKIKTNLCSSNMKALQIRNYYSHQKSVEELGIQYQPIDRAIEDAVQYFMKSNRN